One Blastopirellula marina genomic window carries:
- a CDS encoding DUF4175 family protein, with amino-acid sequence MSTAKLSSLKSQLKRLRDARDRLRLGTALTGSFFWISGILAAWFVLDYGLHLSTLHRFLMMVVSLPVLAYGLNRAFTALRGWGASLIETAITVEHRHGIDGDLVAAIQFDQGQAIGSNELQQAVVDYVSELKEEIDVFEGFDASHVRNRMLGAGLVLLLFAGACFVAPRYVSVFFQRLSMANVSYPTQTIIAAIEMNGTAISVDDPSQAATLGYGSPLALRIACEGVVPRHCRLQITDAQGGSTEAILEPELNQPGEFLYSVPRLIEPIHYQIFAGDAESPELAIEIIPLPTLKVELAATPPDYAKNIHLSSSSSSTHLAVLAGSDVTLNVISDRPVNPPELTLRRGANAWTELLEETNDTSNIWKLPTTLDALSNVQETIAYELTAIDEHGLSPASPVRGTIRVVPDRLPSVSLRTIHHIVLPTAAPMIHYRAADDFGLANLTFRLEIRRGETAPRIVEVPLRKYDAKSPPQTLVEGDYALDLAPWQLQVGDQVQIVLQATDFRASAQEILGASDPLNLEIGDESNVLAAIAEADKQSEQMLNELIEQQLGLGENQ; translated from the coding sequence ATGAGCACGGCTAAACTCAGCAGCTTGAAGTCGCAGCTAAAGCGGTTACGTGATGCCCGCGATCGTCTTCGCTTGGGGACGGCGCTGACCGGGTCGTTCTTTTGGATTTCCGGAATTCTGGCGGCGTGGTTCGTGCTCGACTACGGGCTGCACCTCAGTACCCTCCACCGCTTTCTGATGATGGTCGTTAGTTTGCCGGTATTGGCTTATGGACTTAATCGAGCATTCACCGCGCTACGTGGCTGGGGTGCTTCACTAATCGAAACAGCCATCACGGTCGAGCATCGCCACGGAATCGACGGCGATCTGGTCGCTGCTATTCAATTCGACCAAGGACAGGCAATCGGCTCGAACGAACTGCAACAAGCGGTCGTTGATTACGTTTCTGAACTTAAAGAAGAAATCGATGTATTCGAAGGCTTCGATGCCAGCCACGTTCGCAATCGAATGCTGGGTGCAGGGTTGGTACTGCTGCTGTTCGCGGGAGCCTGCTTCGTCGCGCCACGCTACGTTTCGGTTTTCTTTCAGCGGTTGTCGATGGCCAACGTCAGCTACCCGACGCAAACCATAATCGCGGCGATTGAAATGAATGGGACGGCGATTTCGGTTGATGATCCTTCGCAGGCTGCAACACTTGGCTACGGCAGTCCCCTTGCACTTCGCATTGCCTGTGAAGGTGTCGTACCGCGTCATTGCCGTCTGCAGATTACCGATGCCCAGGGAGGTTCCACCGAAGCAATCCTGGAACCGGAGTTAAACCAGCCTGGCGAGTTTCTTTACTCGGTACCACGCTTGATCGAGCCGATTCACTACCAGATTTTTGCCGGAGATGCAGAATCACCTGAGTTGGCTATCGAGATCATCCCTTTGCCAACGCTCAAGGTCGAACTTGCCGCAACACCGCCCGATTATGCCAAGAACATCCACCTCTCCAGTTCTTCATCATCCACGCACCTGGCAGTGCTCGCCGGCAGTGATGTCACGCTCAACGTCATCTCTGATCGGCCCGTCAATCCACCGGAGCTCACCCTGCGTCGCGGTGCAAATGCGTGGACCGAACTTCTTGAAGAGACCAACGACACATCGAATATCTGGAAGCTACCCACCACACTCGATGCGTTATCAAACGTGCAGGAAACGATTGCTTACGAACTAACCGCGATCGACGAACATGGGCTTTCCCCTGCCTCGCCGGTTCGGGGTACGATTCGTGTGGTTCCCGATCGACTGCCTTCGGTTTCACTTCGGACGATTCACCATATCGTCCTTCCGACGGCCGCCCCAATGATTCATTATCGAGCCGCCGATGATTTCGGCTTGGCCAACCTAACTTTCCGCTTGGAAATCCGTCGCGGCGAAACGGCCCCGCGGATCGTTGAAGTCCCCCTACGAAAATACGACGCCAAGTCCCCTCCGCAGACCCTAGTCGAAGGAGACTATGCCCTCGACTTGGCACCTTGGCAGTTACAAGTCGGTGATCAAGTACAAATCGTGCTGCAAGCCACCGACTTTCGCGCTAGCGCCCAGGAAATATTGGGGGCCAGTGATCCGCTGAACCTCGAGATCGGCGATGAAAGCAACGTGCTGGCCGCAATCGCCGAAGCAGATAAGCAATCGGAACAAATGCTCAACGAGCTGATCGAGCAACAACTAGGCTTGGGAGAGAACCAATGA
- a CDS encoding AAA family ATPase produces MANDPISQSDVAAVQECENAYGKLRDELAKVIVGQADVIEQVLVAMFAKGHALLEGVPGLAKTLLVSSLAESLHLSFKRIQFTPDLMPSDITGTEIIQEDLETKKRRYEFLEGPIFANLILADEINRTPPKTQAAMLEAMQERQVSAGGTIRKLPDPFFVLATQNPLEQEGTYPMPEAQLDRFLLHIRVDYPTGAEEWEIARRVTAGAQESISACMTGEQIAEFQKLVKRVPVSDQVLGYAWALIRATRPGTPEAPQFVNQWVAWGAGPRGLLTLVTCAKARAILYGRYHASISDVQAMVKPALRHRLAANYSAQANGYTSDKLIEMLLEEVSAEKTYACPAA; encoded by the coding sequence ATGGCAAATGATCCAATCTCTCAAAGCGACGTCGCCGCCGTGCAAGAGTGTGAAAACGCATATGGCAAACTGCGAGACGAGTTGGCCAAAGTGATCGTCGGACAAGCCGATGTGATCGAGCAAGTCCTTGTGGCGATGTTTGCCAAGGGACATGCCTTGCTTGAAGGTGTTCCAGGCTTAGCGAAGACGCTGTTGGTCAGCTCGTTGGCCGAATCGCTGCACTTAAGCTTCAAGCGAATTCAGTTCACGCCTGACTTGATGCCCAGTGACATCACCGGGACCGAGATCATTCAAGAAGATCTCGAAACGAAAAAGCGTCGTTACGAATTTCTAGAAGGTCCGATCTTCGCGAACCTCATATTGGCAGACGAAATCAACCGTACGCCACCGAAAACGCAAGCTGCCATGCTGGAAGCAATGCAGGAACGCCAAGTCAGTGCCGGTGGTACAATTCGCAAGCTACCTGATCCCTTCTTCGTATTGGCGACGCAAAACCCTTTGGAGCAAGAGGGAACCTATCCCATGCCCGAGGCACAGCTCGATCGTTTTCTCCTACACATTCGCGTTGATTATCCGACCGGAGCCGAGGAATGGGAGATTGCTCGCCGAGTAACCGCAGGAGCCCAAGAGTCAATCTCGGCGTGCATGACCGGCGAGCAAATCGCCGAGTTCCAGAAACTGGTGAAGCGTGTACCCGTTAGTGACCAAGTGCTTGGCTATGCTTGGGCCTTGATTCGCGCCACCCGCCCTGGCACCCCGGAAGCTCCGCAGTTTGTCAATCAATGGGTCGCTTGGGGCGCCGGTCCCCGTGGCCTTCTGACCTTAGTAACATGTGCTAAAGCTCGGGCCATTTTGTACGGACGTTATCACGCCAGCATCAGCGATGTTCAAGCAATGGTCAAACCGGCGTTGCGTCATCGCTTGGCGGCCAACTACTCGGCTCAGGCCAACGGCTATACCAGCGATAAACTGATTGAAATGCTGCTGGAAGAAGTCTCAGCAGAAAAGACGTACGCTTGTCCCGCCGCATAA
- a CDS encoding DUF58 domain-containing protein — MSSGVLSRYLDYEFLRQLSGRSLEPRGLVSGNLAGSHKSPASGFAVEFSGHREYVPGDDPKHIDWRVFFTRDKYFIKQYEMETNFVCHLMLDISKSMRYGDDGSQKMLFGSRLAVSLAHSIVRQGDKVSFTTFDTQIRGHIPASNALPQIIRMSQHLDETAAEDKTDLHACLSEFSQRMARREIVMIFSDFFGDLTKLEYAIQRIRFNKHDVVLVQVIHDHELNFNLDGMTRFIGLEVDAQQIAQPADIRKSYLQAIGRFNSELVDIATRNNCDHLLACTKDNPGAIFWEYLNQRSLQNRRI; from the coding sequence GTGAGTAGCGGCGTCCTTTCGCGATATCTCGACTACGAATTCTTACGGCAGCTTTCCGGCCGCTCGCTCGAACCGCGCGGATTAGTCAGCGGAAACCTCGCTGGTTCACACAAGTCGCCGGCGTCGGGTTTCGCGGTCGAGTTCTCGGGGCATCGCGAATATGTTCCTGGTGACGATCCCAAGCATATCGACTGGCGCGTTTTCTTCACGCGTGATAAGTACTTCATTAAGCAGTACGAGATGGAGACCAACTTCGTCTGCCATCTGATGCTCGATATCAGCAAGTCGATGCGCTACGGTGACGATGGTTCGCAGAAGATGCTATTTGGTTCGCGATTGGCGGTGAGCCTCGCGCACAGCATTGTTCGACAGGGCGATAAGGTTTCGTTCACGACGTTCGATACGCAAATCCGCGGTCACATTCCGGCCAGTAATGCCTTGCCGCAGATCATCCGCATGTCGCAGCACCTCGACGAGACAGCCGCCGAAGACAAAACCGACCTACATGCTTGCTTATCCGAATTCAGCCAACGCATGGCGCGCCGCGAGATCGTCATGATCTTCAGCGACTTCTTTGGTGACTTGACGAAGCTGGAATATGCTATCCAGCGAATTCGCTTTAACAAGCACGATGTGGTCTTGGTGCAAGTCATCCACGATCACGAACTCAACTTCAACCTCGATGGGATGACCCGATTTATCGGGCTGGAAGTCGACGCTCAGCAAATTGCCCAACCGGCCGATATCCGAAAGTCGTATCTGCAGGCGATTGGGCGGTTCAATTCCGAACTGGTCGATATCGCCACCCGCAACAACTGCGACCATCTGCTGGCCTGTACCAAGGACAATCCAGGGGCGATCTTCTGGGAGTATCTCAACCAGCGCAGCCTGCAAAATCGACGTATCTAA